A stretch of Portunus trituberculatus isolate SZX2019 chromosome 48, ASM1759143v1, whole genome shotgun sequence DNA encodes these proteins:
- the LOC123498723 gene encoding tRNA(His) guanylyltransferase 2-like — translation MIPVLSRTVLQRSCLATLRKIHTNVYPMAHSKFEYVKSFEEEGQLDPQHWIIIRLRLKNVEELYDLHELEQPNDCSLTSLLQAAVDVVMQDFKEIVLCYSFSQEFNFVFAKNTTLYRRRGPKLLTNVCSLLSSAFVHKWPYYIQSSALIFPPVIDGAVHLLPDDQSLRDYMTKQQNVCHHQNLYKTAFWGLVTKRGMLPGEATETLKGANEGTLNELLFTRCNTNYNKEEDVFKKGSIALRKKVQKTVTAQNGSIIQRSQSTVTVMHADLTKDSFWSDVLVLDQPTELNAKLNYLKHFEKKETLLPHTWMVVRIDGKAFHNFSEKHYFKKPNDLRSIELMNKAAFSVMKEFPDIIFSYGQSDEYSFVIHRYSKMCDRQGGRIISSIVSLFAGVYVYHWQSMFEDVKLHYCPAFDARVVLYPNNSCLRDYISWRQADCHINNMYNTCFWTLVQQGQCSRQNAEEILCGTFSKDKRSILINRFNQNYDDEDAIFRKGTVMYQKMVSEESGRSRGELPENNQAEEGCRGIVVGHFDVIKDEFWRERPWLLGEERNATTLDDFD, via the coding sequence ATGATTCCAGTTTTGTCAAGAACTGTACTCCAGAGATCCTGCCTCGCCACACTCAGGAAGATCCATACAAACGTGTACCCAATGGCTCACAGCAAGTTTGAGTATGTGAAGTCCTTTGAAGAGGAAGGGCAGCTGGATCCACAGCACTGGATTATAATTCGACTTAGActgaaaaatgttgaagaacTTTATGATTTGCATGAGTTAGAACAACCCAATGACTGCAGTCTCACCAGCTTGTTGCAGGCAGCTGTGGATGTTGTTATGCAGGACTTCAAAGAGATAGTCCTCTGTTACAGTTTTTCTCAAGAGTTTAATTTTGTGTTTGCAAAGAATACAACACTGTACAGGAGAAGAGGACCAAAGCTCTTAACCAATGTGTGTAGCCTTTTGTCCTCTGCCTTTGTGCACAAATGGCCATATTACATTCAGTCTTCAGCACTAATCTTTCCTCCAGTGATAGATGGTGCTGTTCACTTACTGCCAGATGACCAGAGTTTAAGGGACTACATGACCAAACAGCAAAATGTCTGCCACCATCAAAACTTGTATAAAACAGCATTTTGGGGACTTGTCACCAAAAGGGGAATGTTGCCAGGAGAGGCCACAGAAACTTTGAAAGGAGCAAATGAAGGAACATTGAATGAACTTTTGTTTACAAGATGCAACACAAattataataaagaagaagatgtGTTTAAGAAGGGAAGTATTGCTCTGCGTAAAAAGGTGCAGAAAACCGTCACTGCTCAGAATGGCTCCATCATTCAGAGATCTCAGAGCACTGTCACTGTGATGCATGCAGATCTCACCAAAGACAGCTTCTGGAGTGATGTTTTAGTGTTAGATCAACCCACTGAGCTGAATGCCAAATTGAATTATTTGAAGCActttgagaagaaagaaacattgTTACCTCACACATGGATGGTGGTGAGAATTGATGGGAAAGCATTTCACAATTTTTCAGAAAAGCATTATTTCAAAAAACCTAATGACCTGAGATCAATTGAGCTGATGAATAAGGCAGCTTTttcagtaatgaaggagtttcCTGACATCATCTTTTCTTATGGTCAAAGTGATGAGTACTCATTTGTTATCCATAGATACTCAAAGATGTGTGACCGCCAAGGAGGCAGAATCATCTCCAGCATTGTCAGCTTGTTTGCTGGTGTTTATGTGTATCACTGGCAGAGCATGTTTGAGGACGTCAAGCTGCACTATTGTCCGGCCTTTGATGCTCGGGTTGTGCTGTATCCAAATAATTCTTGCTTGAGGGACTACATCAGTTGGCGTCAGGCAGACTGTCACATCAATAACATGTACAACACTTGTTTCTGGACCTTAGTACAACAGGGACAATGTTCCAGACAGAATGCTGAAGAAATATTGTGTGGAACATTCTCTAAAGACAAGAGATCTATCCTCATTAATAGATTTAACCAgaattatgatgatgaagatgccATTTTCAGAAAGGGAACTGTCATGTATCAAAAAATGGTTAGTGAAGAGTCAGGTAGGTCTCGTGGTGAGCTACCAGAGAATAATCAGGCAGAGGAAGGGTGCAGAGGTATTGTTGTTGGCCATTTTGATGTTATTAAGGATgaattctggagagagagaccatGGCTACTTGGAGAAGAGCGGAATGCCACAACACTAGATGACTTTGActga